In one Thunnus maccoyii chromosome 12, fThuMac1.1, whole genome shotgun sequence genomic region, the following are encoded:
- the LOC121908237 gene encoding protein transport protein SEC31-like, giving the protein MDLELLLNASDEDLFEVPESPGVRSFRQPCLRSSVSLIPASRPSSSVDDGIVEPSIPSGSRGSISPAKITYPSTAPTIRQDCFNYTRIPCRTPLSPVHLPTIFRVPGVARDDIRDVTARRSARRTPSSSFPPPTLSSAALTSHAYTSHHPSIPSSSLAPISAAPSLPAISAAPPPAPTSAAGQTAQTAGPNSSTSYTQPFPPLSSFHPPCLLPYPPPPHHSHSSITCTTAPAPPYPTASHTANLGLFLAPAPPSSSYTLATAQPPVRPLASARPSPVSPTLRQQILTGNYIDLAQLIHPTSINPHIPRELLTLFGPLGLKPPLPARSKDLTVAEFAFAFSLYRDIICSAFPDRRSELDDYLSLILDLALRFGGNGFYTYHILFASQAAGRLQQFNQGTYWGTLDHELYCRVFAARTSLHCETCGAPSHPAAACTLSAPLPPASVTDKQSPAMPYHLPSAAPPPSITPKPALDHPSILGPLPKGTDRRGRPVLYQGGRMICNNFNILGCSSSSCKFLHTCSFCGGAHARATCSHNPAKQQL; this is encoded by the exons ATGGACCTCGAACTGCTCCTCAACGCTTCGGACGAGGACTTGTTCGAAGTCCCGGAGTCCCCCGGCGTCCGATCTTTCCGGCAGCCTTGCCTGCGCTCCTCGGTTTCCCTCATCCCGGCCTCTCGGCCCTCATCCTCTGTCGACGACGGTATCGTCGAGCCCTCGATCCCCAGCGGCTCCAGGGGAAG CATTTCACCAGCCAAAATAACATACCCTTCCACTGCACCGACAATAAGGCAAGACTGTTTCAATTATACACGAATTCCCTGCAGGACACCACTCTCTCCCGTCCATCTTCCCACGATCTTCCGGGTTCCCGGCGTCGCACGCGACGACATCCGTGACGTCACGGCACGTCGCTCTGCCAGACGCACACCTTCCTCCTCA tttcctcctcctactcTCTCTTCAGCCGCACTTACATCCCATGCATATACATCCCACCACCCCAgcatcccttcctcctctctggctcCTATCTCTGCTGCCCCTTCCCTCCCGGCCATCTCAGCCGCTCCTCCACCCGCACCAACCTCAGCAGCCGGTCAGACAGCACAAACAGCGGGCCCCAACAGCTCCACGAGTTATACCCAACCTTTTCCCcccctttcttcttttcaccctccctgcctcctcccctacccccctcctccccaccaCTCGCACTCTAGCATTACCTGTACTACAGCACCTGCACCTCCTTATCCAACCGCCTCACACACGGCCAACCTCGGCCTTTTCCTGGCTCCCGCACCTCCATCCAGCAGCTACACCCTGGCCACCGCCCAGCCACCAGTGCGCCCCCTAGCATCCGCCCGGCCCTCCCCTGTGTCTCCCACCCTCAGGCAGCAGATCCTAACCGGTAATTACATTGATCTTGCTCAACTCATTCACCCTACATCAATCAATCCTCACATCCCCAGGGAACTGCTCACCTTATTCGGCCCCTTGGGACTTAAACCGCCACTTCCTGCCCGCTCCAAGGACCTCACAGTCGCCGAGTTCGCTTTTGCTTTCTCACTGTATAGGGACATAATTTGTTCAGCCTTCCCCGACCGCAGGTCCGAGCTCGATGATTACTTGTCATTAATTCTCGACCTGGCCTTGCGTTTCGGTGGCAATGGTTTCTATACCTATCATATCCTCTTCGCCTCCCAAGCCGCCGGTCGCCTCCAACAGTTCAACCAGGGCACGTACTGGGGAACACTGGACCACGAGCTATACTGCCGAGTTTTCGCAGCTCGCACTTCTCTGCACTGCGAAACGTGCGGCGCCCCTTCCCATCCCGCCGCAGCATGCACCCTCTCCGCCCCCCTGCCCCCCGCCTCGGTAACAGACAAGCAAAGCCCAGCCATGCCATACCACTTGCCATCGGCGGCTCCCCCACCATCCATCACCCCCAAACCTGCCTTAGATCACCCGTCCATCCTCGGCCCCCTCCCCAAAGGCACGGACAGGAGAGGGAGACCTGTCCTCTACCAGGGAGGACGGATGATCTGCAATAACTT